A genomic stretch from Candidatus Thermoplasmatota archaeon includes:
- the cooS gene encoding anaerobic carbon-monoxide dehydrogenase catalytic subunit has product MRGSNLTADPAAKYLLEKKEKGLPDTVWDRYEKMQPQSGFGELGICCRICPQGPCRINPFGKEPSRGICGARDYTIVLRNLLRMIAGGCAAHSDHGRHIAHTLLALTEGKTPDYKIKGEAKLKAVAARVGIKHEGKDSISLAKEVAHKALEDYSRIEPEPLTWIQTTMTKKRLEILDRCDVLPYNIDAAITEVMHRTHIGVDADPVPLLFDGLKCAVADLAGEHISTDLSDILFGVPKLTKSEVNLGVLKVDEVNIAVHGHNPILSEVICDVAEELQEEAKAVGAKGINIVGICCTGNELLMRRGIPLATNFSSQELAIMTGVLDAMVVDYQCIMPSLGMWCQCYHTKLISTSELCRQAGDIHIEFRPETAKQSATAILRLAISAFKERNPNKIDIPKIKNIVYAGFSVEQILEYLAKTSPDDPMQYLVDNIKNGTILGIAAMVGCNNLKAPHDYNHLTIAKELVKNNVLIVATGCVAGAFGKAGLLTPEAVNQYAGEGLKKFLTELGTKSGFGKPLPLIWHMGSCVDTSRIHDLATMIANKLEVDIKDLPLVASAPGNMSEEAVATGSWLVVTGWPTHVGIVPFIYGSKLVTQIAENTARDVYGGYFIFETDAEKAAKRLINIIKYRRWKLGIDVDEEIVYWTGETAKELFAKSKEL; this is encoded by the coding sequence ATGAGGGGATCTAACCTTACTGCAGACCCAGCAGCAAAGTATCTATTAGAAAAGAAAGAAAAAGGCTTGCCTGATACCGTCTGGGATAGATACGAAAAAATGCAGCCCCAGAGCGGGTTCGGCGAACTTGGAATATGCTGTAGAATATGTCCTCAAGGTCCTTGTAGGATCAACCCTTTTGGCAAAGAGCCATCGCGAGGTATATGCGGTGCACGCGACTATACTATTGTCTTAAGAAATCTGCTCAGAATGATTGCAGGCGGCTGTGCTGCGCACTCGGACCATGGGAGACACATTGCCCATACCTTACTGGCGTTGACTGAAGGCAAAACACCAGACTATAAAATCAAAGGTGAAGCTAAGTTAAAGGCAGTTGCTGCTAGAGTGGGTATAAAGCATGAAGGTAAGGACTCTATCAGTCTAGCAAAAGAAGTGGCGCACAAAGCGTTAGAAGATTACTCTAGAATCGAGCCTGAGCCTTTGACTTGGATCCAAACAACAATGACAAAAAAGAGGTTGGAAATTTTAGATAGATGTGACGTCCTGCCTTATAATATCGATGCAGCCATTACCGAAGTCATGCATAGAACACATATAGGCGTGGATGCAGACCCTGTACCTTTGCTTTTCGACGGACTGAAATGCGCGGTTGCAGACCTTGCAGGAGAGCATATAAGCACAGATTTGTCAGATATTTTGTTTGGAGTGCCGAAACTAACTAAGTCAGAAGTAAACTTGGGTGTGCTTAAAGTTGATGAGGTTAATATAGCAGTTCATGGCCACAATCCCATTCTGAGCGAGGTTATTTGCGATGTTGCAGAAGAGCTGCAAGAAGAAGCTAAAGCTGTGGGTGCAAAGGGTATAAATATCGTCGGTATTTGCTGTACAGGTAACGAGCTGCTAATGCGGCGCGGTATACCACTAGCTACTAATTTTTCCTCACAGGAACTTGCAATAATGACTGGCGTGCTTGACGCAATGGTTGTAGATTATCAGTGTATCATGCCTTCACTGGGCATGTGGTGTCAATGCTATCATACTAAACTCATATCCACTTCTGAACTGTGTAGACAGGCTGGCGATATACATATAGAGTTCAGGCCCGAGACTGCGAAACAGAGCGCAACCGCTATTCTTAGACTAGCAATAAGCGCTTTTAAAGAGCGCAACCCCAACAAAATCGATATACCTAAGATAAAAAATATTGTGTATGCTGGTTTCAGTGTTGAGCAAATTCTAGAATATTTAGCAAAAACATCACCTGATGATCCTATGCAATATTTAGTTGATAACATAAAAAACGGCACGATTCTAGGTATTGCAGCAATGGTCGGCTGCAACAATCTCAAAGCGCCTCACGACTATAATCATTTAACAATAGCTAAAGAGCTTGTTAAAAACAATGTACTTATAGTAGCTACTGGTTGTGTAGCAGGCGCTTTCGGCAAAGCTGGACTACTTACTCCTGAAGCTGTAAATCAATATGCTGGCGAGGGCTTGAAAAAATTTTTAACTGAGTTAGGCACTAAATCCGGCTTTGGCAAGCCCTTACCTCTAATTTGGCATATGGGCTCCTGTGTAGATACCTCGCGTATCCATGATCTGGCCACAATGATCGCAAACAAGCTAGAAGTAGATATTAAAGACTTGCCGCTAGTAGCGAGCGCACCTGGAAATATGAGTGAAGAGGCAGTAGCTACTGGCTCGTGGTTGGTAGTAACAGGCTGGCCGACTCACGTTGGTATAGTACCGTTCATCTACGGCAGTAAGTTAGTAACTCAAATTGCTGAGAATACTGCTAGAGACGTTTACGGCGGGTACTTTATATTTGAAACAGATGCAGAGAAAGCTGCTAAACGGTTAATTAATATAATCAAGTACAGACGTTGGAAACTGGGTATAGACGTGGATGAAGAAATAGTATATTGGACTGGTGAGACTGCTAAAGAGCTCTTTGCTAAGTCAAAGGAGTTGTGA
- a CDS encoding 4Fe-4S binding protein, protein MKKIMFIAEKCLACKTCELECAITHANTTNINDAIWKVPQPFPRLRIITENGKNKILRCMQCKKPKCVEVCESGALKQENGMVTLNEEKCTGCWNCIEACPFKSIFKNELLNIAIKCDLCNNKEKLACVASCPTGALSIKEVN, encoded by the coding sequence TTGAAAAAAATCATGTTCATTGCAGAAAAATGCCTTGCGTGCAAGACCTGCGAGCTAGAATGCGCTATTACTCACGCCAATACTACTAACATAAACGATGCGATATGGAAAGTACCTCAGCCTTTTCCAAGATTGAGAATTATCACTGAGAATGGAAAGAATAAAATTTTAAGATGCATGCAGTGCAAGAAGCCGAAATGCGTAGAAGTGTGCGAATCTGGCGCACTTAAACAAGAGAACGGCATGGTCACTCTCAATGAAGAGAAATGTACTGGATGCTGGAATTGTATTGAGGCATGCCCTTTTAAATCAATTTTCAAAAACGAGCTTCTGAATATTGCGATAAAATGCGATTTGTGTAATAATAAAGAAAAACTTGCTTGCGTTGCAAGCTGCCCTACCGGAGCGCTATCGATAAAAGAGGTAAACTAA
- a CDS encoding P-loop NTPase → MKLKIAISGKGGVGKSTIAALLARELSKKEKVLLLDADPVPTTSKLLGIKENIEPLARMTALIEERTGVDPTSKFFKLNPKVDDLVDKFGVSYNENLKLLVLGTIDTAKTGCFCPENAFLKAFLRYSTKQDGILILDMEAGIEHLTRGTTKNVDLLIVVIEPSVRAIEVASAIKRQAENIGIAKEKIIAVLNKHRCEEELQKTKEFLEKIGIPLVATIPYDEKIVENDRGVEPLDPSSLTNEEITKLAYEVTSSKG, encoded by the coding sequence ATGAAATTAAAAATCGCAATTTCCGGCAAGGGCGGCGTAGGTAAAAGCACAATAGCCGCGCTGCTTGCTAGAGAGCTATCTAAAAAAGAAAAAGTTTTGCTACTTGATGCAGACCCAGTACCTACAACATCAAAATTACTTGGAATAAAAGAAAATATTGAGCCTCTCGCAAGAATGACCGCGCTTATCGAAGAGCGCACGGGCGTAGACCCCACAAGCAAATTTTTCAAACTCAATCCTAAAGTAGATGATCTAGTAGATAAATTCGGTGTGAGCTACAATGAGAATTTAAAATTGCTTGTATTAGGCACGATTGATACTGCAAAAACAGGCTGCTTCTGCCCTGAGAACGCTTTCCTAAAAGCTTTTTTAAGGTATTCGACAAAGCAAGATGGTATTTTAATTCTTGATATGGAAGCTGGTATAGAGCATCTTACAAGGGGCACAACTAAAAATGTGGATTTGTTAATTGTGGTTATTGAGCCTAGCGTGAGAGCTATAGAGGTAGCGAGCGCGATAAAGAGGCAAGCTGAAAATATAGGAATAGCTAAAGAGAAAATAATTGCAGTTTTGAACAAGCATCGTTGTGAAGAAGAGCTACAGAAAACGAAAGAGTTCTTAGAGAAAATAGGTATCCCTTTAGTAGCCACAATACCTTACGATGAAAAGATAGTTGAAAATGATAGGGGGGTAGAACCTTTAGACCCTAGCTCTTTAACTAATGAAGAAATCACAAAACTTGCATATGAAGTAACGAGCTCTAAAGGATAA
- a CDS encoding acetate uptake transporter → MGDNGLANPAPLGLMGFGVTTVLLNLHNAGLFELGSMILAMGIFYGGIAQVIAGVLEFKNANTFGTTAFCSFGLFWLSFVFLIVFPEVGWGRTPSNIAIASYLFLWGLFTLGMFFGTLKTNRALQFVFMSLAILFFLLSTAYAFDSSNIIKVAGYEGIICGFSAIYLALALVINEAHGKTILPILPIKKS, encoded by the coding sequence ATGGGTGATAACGGTTTAGCTAATCCTGCACCTCTTGGCCTTATGGGGTTTGGGGTGACGACGGTGTTATTGAACTTGCATAATGCTGGTTTGTTTGAATTGGGCAGTATGATTCTTGCAATGGGAATATTTTATGGTGGTATTGCGCAGGTAATTGCTGGGGTATTAGAGTTTAAAAATGCTAATACCTTTGGAACAACAGCATTTTGCTCTTTTGGGTTGTTCTGGCTGTCATTTGTGTTTCTCATTGTATTCCCAGAAGTGGGTTGGGGTAGAACACCAAGCAACATAGCGATAGCATCATATTTGTTTTTGTGGGGATTATTTACACTTGGGATGTTCTTTGGTACTTTGAAAACCAATCGAGCTCTACAATTTGTATTCATGAGTTTGGCAATTTTATTCTTTCTCTTATCTACAGCATACGCATTTGACAGTTCAAATATCATAAAGGTTGCGGGCTACGAAGGTATAATCTGTGGTTTCAGTGCGATATATCTTGCATTAGCCCTAGTAATAAATGAAGCACATGGTAAAACTATACTGCCTATATTACCCATCAAAAAGAGTTGA